In the Raineyella fluvialis genome, CCGACTGGATCAGCATCCGCTCCATCTGCGGTGCCTGCTCCATGAAGATCTCGTATTCGGCGGGGGTACAGAATCCCATCACACGCTCCACATTGGCGCGGTTGTACCACGAGCGGTCGAACATCACGATCTCCCCGGTGGTCGGGAAGTGACGTACGTAGCGCTGGAAGTACCACTGGCCCAGCTCGCGGTCGGACGGCTTGGCCAGGGCGACGACGCGGGCGTAGCGAGGGTTGAGGTGCTCCTGGAAGCGCTTGATCGTGCCGCCCTTGCCGGCGGCGTCACGTCCCTCGAACACGATGATGTGCTTGAGGTTGTGGTCCTGGGTCCAGTACTGGAACTTGAGCAGCTCGATCTGCAGCAGGTACTTCTCGACGTCGTACTCCTCGCGGGTCATCCGCGTGTCGTACGGGTAGTCCTCACGCCAGGTCTCCACCGCGGAGCCGCCCGGGTC is a window encoding:
- the ppk2 gene encoding polyphosphate kinase 2 — its product is MQNIREFIDTLHAQGYTVRDDQGSDPDLIDPGGSAVETWREDYPYDTRMTREEYDVEKYLLQIELLKFQYWTQDHNLKHIIVFEGRDAAGKGGTIKRFQEHLNPRYARVVALAKPSDRELGQWYFQRYVRHFPTTGEIVMFDRSWYNRANVERVMGFCTPAEYEIFMEQAPQMERMLIQSGTSLTKLWFSVTQHEQRTRFAIRQLDPVRQWKLSPMDIASLDKWDDYTEAKEQMFLRTDTDWAPWTTIKSNDKKRARINAIRFFLNQYDYDGKDTDVVFTPDPNIVRRGREAVGD